Proteins from a single region of Ogataea parapolymorpha DL-1 chromosome IV, whole genome shotgun sequence:
- a CDS encoding Sister chromatid cohesion protein 2: MDLPHDLASALLNQPLNYILPKQDIVPFGGPFEVRLAPAKRVSPADKKDIDDELLREFKVSDQLKQITFKKPAMKLPAQTTAEHTEPSGMLERHILAAVSSKRSWTKPDLKVKRIKIDSTPTDFDSVQVQPRETGFSIAEEKPVVHLDSRRLQTEAKNKLVSILQDPFDLDPDTLQALEDSMNRLWYAKQLKDVDAQLLVRLNETCSAMLDFQFANFDGDEIDVACQAAKCAILVMLVFTSNHSDKQLYLENYLTSVLEFVYACGDALQNSNVSDFDDFLKSYIKIMDLLACYAKQNSLEDSIVTKLEYFTLKLCFSGSKQDPSYDRLRVAASNVIYEIFNRNPDQRVFLLHEIVNSFDQLSPHKTNSRQYHLARGFSVQLVTMLLVRLIQSFTVCYEFDEAYWKVSEKKRQELNSSIYSHIEASADELARLSNEIASLLVTKITSNYDTTGKKVLENFIEDLLAMAEYPEYSGCETLLESFLHTLMFVFSSDNYSAQIEAFALELMGIIGSKILALRRGQQPVRFSADMSVADFQTLFEQYLAVWHNLKTYQSFFAFKLFTKVHALTKSASDKLLSCCQRAEFLLLQIINQKVPFPQIDRPADYLAVLASQNLFAHYDSFLGLIIKSLDHPRTKSRNRAVKNLSLLIEREPSLLTLPTVKQSLAVRLVEQYASVRDSIVELLLNTVPAHPELISDFYAPACDRIGDASMAVRKKAISLARVMYEHSTEQTVRTAVCEKLLRRLDDEEDAVVDLAVACLKELLLLSHEDPLARAETMVCVIGKSEKNWDYFERFLREKVVHHFATSPELRKAVAAVIQAILEHVTSQVHCDHDRVQNMTGLLAILVKCDGTLLSQDQLVSLQPYITDDSSTGSSLCYNILQIFHYTLPQTRSLKKTFIHQCQTSLLARLTKFNARELEEAMPCLWLLSLMKKDTEKLARACISSLSLLRPYLAKIRENSYEPDPKVFRLLFLLGNVGRHCRLDAHTELFQAANLGFKATDTVSGFIIKHISVFCDESLDASSQRVAIKNLLNVCITHPRWFMSERILGVMDRAFQSNDPDLQDIVVNTLATFLELQDREAVLRNGLDFKDSKTLKLDVQVFHGESAEYVNDGICSSLVQRYLHHVLKNCLIDESGHSLRAVTFLKLVVRFGFANPKLCIGTIVALEASQTPAIRSTALAMHEQLFEKYESLIESGYMEGLRVAFDYRRRLSGQLLSETTLFRCMMSVLDGSRMAGKRFLRLLVKTLANFEDPDPLFVGYVAVNLAAVHFRQQDHVFFLVSGLEQIIDSEAAELVERTDEEDDWDVLGAQARALFVLMRLKDVLVTNYNLSDERILKYQTSAKDFKGAITRVDTVPLDVADLDLARRKGGRVSQKLCTKLLELVED, encoded by the exons atGGATCTTCCTCATGATCTGGCTTCGGCGCTGCTGAACCAGCCATTAAACTATATTCTTCCCAAACAGGACA TCGTGCCTTTTGGAGGCCCATTCGAGGTCCGTTTGGCCCCTGCCAAACGCGTTTCCCCAGCAGACAAAAAGGACATCGATGACGAGCTACTGCGGGAATTCAAGGTTTCCGATCAGCTAAAACAGATCACATTCAAAAAGCCAGCTATGAAACTTCCCGCACAGACTACTGCTGAACACACAGAGCCGTCAGGAATGCTGGAACGACACATTCTGGCCGCTGTGAGCTCCAAACGGTCGTGGACCAAGCCTGATCTGAAGGTCAAGAGAATTAAAATCGACAGCACGCCCACGGATTTCGACAGCGTACAGGTTCAGCCGCGTGAGACGGGCTTTTCCATCGCTGAAGAGAAGCCCGTTGTCCATCTGGACTCGCGCAGATTGCAGACAGAGGCCAAAAATAAGCTGGTTTCCATTTTGCAAGACCCGTTCGATCTCGATCCAGACACACTACAGGCTCTTGAGGACAGCATGAACCGACTGTGGTACGCGAAACAGCTAAAGGACGTCGATGCGCAGCTTCTTGTGCGTCTCAACGAGACGTGCTCCGCGATGCTGGATTTCCAGTTCGCCAATTTCGACGGTGACGAGATTGACGTCGCATGCCAGGCCGCCAAGTGCGCAATTTTGGTGATGCTGGTCTTTACAAGCAACCACAGCGACAAACAGCTGTATCTGGAAAATTATCTCACCTCTGTGCTGGAATTTGTGTACGCGTGCGGCGATGCTTTGCAAAATTCTAACGTTTCCGACTTTGACGATTTTCTAAAGAGTTACATTAAGATCATGGACCTACTGGCCTGTTATGCCAAACAAAACAGCCTGGAGGACAGCATAGTTACGAAATTGGAGTACTTCACACTGAAATTATGTTTTTCCGGCTCAAAACAAGACCCTAGCTACGACAGACTGCGTGTAGCAGCCTCAAACGTCATATACGAGATTTTCAACAGAAACCCCGATCAGCGcgtgtttctgctccacgAGATCGTCAACAGCTTCGACCAGTTGTCGCCACATAAGACAAACTCCCGCCAATACCATCTGGCGCGCGGATTCagcgtccagctggtgaCAATGCTTCTGGTGCGGCTGATCCAGTCGTTCACCGTGTGCTACGAATTTGACGAGGCGTACTGGAAAGTGAGCGAGAAAAAGCGCCAGGAGCTGAACTCGAGCATCTACAGCCACATCGAGGCGTCggcagacgagctggcaCGGCTTTCGAACGAAATCGCCTCGTTGCTGGTCACAAAAATTACCTCTAACTACGACACcacaggaaaaaaagtgCTCGAGAATTTTATAGAGGACTTGCTCGCCATGGCCGAGTATCCGGAATATTCCGGCTGCGAGACGCTTCTGGAGTCGTTTCTGCACACTCTCATGTTCGTTTTCAGCTCGGACAACTACTCTGCACAGATCGAGGCGTTTGCACTCGAACTAATGGGCATTATTGGTTCTAAAATCCTCGCCTTGCGCAGAGGCCAACAGCCGGTCCGTTTCAGTGCCGATATGAGCGTTGCCGACTTCCAGacgctgtttgagcagtACCTCGCGGTCTGGCACAATCTGAAGACATACCagtctttttttgcatttAAACTGTTCACCAAGGTCCATGCCCTTACAAAGTCTGCGTCAGACAAATTGCtctcctgctgccaaaggGCCGAGTTCCTGCTACTTCAGATCATCAACCAGAAAGTACCGTTTCCCCAGATCGACCGCCCGGCAGACTATCTTGCCGTTCTTGCGTCGCAGAACCTGTTTGCTCACTACGACAGTTTTCTCGGGCTGATTATTAAGTCGCTCGACCACCCGCGCACCAagtccagaaacagagctgTCAAGAACCTGTCGCTGCTGATTGAGCGCGAGCCGTCGCTGCTGACGCTGCCGACGGTGAAACAGTCGCTGGCGGTGCGGTTGGTCGAGCAGTATGCGTCGGTGCGCGACTCGAtcgtcgagctgctgctgaacacCGTGCCGGCACATCCCGAGCTTATCAGCGACTTCTATGCTCCCGCGTGCGACAGAATTGGCGATGCCAGCATGGCAGTGCGGAAAAAGGCCATCAGCCTTGCCAGAGTGATGTACGAGCACTCCACAGAGCAAACTGTGCGCACGGCCGTCTgcgagaagctgctgcggcgactggacgacgaggaggacgcCGTGGTTGACCTGGCAGTCGCCTGTCTCAAAgaactgctgctgctatCACATGAGGACCCGCTAGCCAGGGCAGAGACCATGGTTTGTGTGATTGGCAAGTCGGAAAAAAACTGGGACTACTTTGAGCGGTTTCTGCGCGAAAAAGTCGTCCACCACTTTGCAACGAGTCCAGAGCTCAGGAAAGCGGTGGCTGCCGTCATACAGGCAATTCTGGAGCATGTCACAAGCCAGGTGCATTGTGACCACGACCGCGTGCAAAACATGACCGGATTGCTGGCAATATTAGTCAAATGCGACGGCACGTTGCTCTCGCAGGACCAGCTCGTCTCGCTCCAGCCATACATCACCGACGACAGCTCCACCGGCAGCTCGTTGTGCTACAATATCCTGCAGATATTCCACTACACTCTGCCCCAGACCCggtcgctgaaaaaaacGTTTATTCACCAGTGCCAGACGTCGCTCCTTGCGCGGCTCACCAAGTTCAACGCGcgcgagctcgaggaggccATGCCGTGTCTGTGGCTGCTGTCGCTGATGAAAAAGGACACAGAGAAGCTGGCCCGGGCCTGTATTTCGTCGCTGTCTCTTTTGAGGCCGTATCTCGCGAAAATTAGAGAAAACAGCTACGAGCCAGATCCCAAGGTGTTCCGACTAttgtttcttcttggcaACGTGGGGCGCCACTGCCGGCTCGATGCGCACACAGAGCTATTCCAGGCGGCCAATTTGGGCTTCAAGGCCACCGACACGGTGTCTGGGTTCATCATCAAGCATATTTCGGTATTTTGCGACGAATCGCTCGACGCCAGCTCGCAGCGCGTGgcgatcaaaaacttgcTCAACGTGTGCATCACACACCCGCGCTGGTTCATGAGTGAGCGAATTTTGGGCGTCATGGACCGCGCATTCCAGAGCAACGACCCGGATCTCCAGGATATCGTCGTCAACACGCTAGCgacgtttctggagctgcaGGACCGCGAGGCCGTGCTGCGCAACGGACTGGACTTCAAGGACTCCAAGAcgctcaagctggacgtgcAGGTATTCCATGGCGAGTCGGCCGAGTACGTGAACGACGGAATATGCTCGTCCCTCGTGCAACGCTATCTGCACCATGTGCTAAAAAATTGTCTGATCGACGAATCGGGGCACTCGCTGCGGGCGGTGACTTTCCTGAAGCTCGTGGTGAGGTTCGGCTTTGCCAACCCGAAGCTGTGCATTGGTACGATCGTTGCTCTCGAGGCGTCTCAGACACCGGCGATTCGGTCGACTGCGCTGGCGATGCACGAGCAGCTATTTGAGAAGTACGAATCACTCATCGAATCGGGCTACATGGAAGGGCTGCGCGTGGCATTTGATTACCGCAGACGGCTGTCTGGTCAGCTATTGTCGGAGACGACGCTTTTCCGGTGCATGATGAGCGTGCTGGACGGCAGCAGAATGGCCGGAAAACGGTTTCTGCGCCTGCTTGTGAAAACACTCGCCAATTTCGAGGACCCGGACCCGCTGTTTGTGGGCTACGTCGCCGTCAACCTCGCCGCAGTCCATTTCAGGCAGCAGGACCACGTATTTTTCCTGGTTTCGGGTCTCGAGCAGATCATTGACTCAGAGGCGGCCGAGCTGGTCGAAAGaaccgacgaggaggacgactGGGACGTTCTGGGGGCGCAGGCACGGGcgctgtttgtgctgatGCGGCTAAAGGACGTTTTGGTGACGAACTATAATTTGTCGGATGAGCGAATTCTAAAATATCAGACGTCTGCCAAGGATTTTAAAGGTGCCATCACGCGCGTGGATACTGTTCCGCTGGACGTGGCAGATTTGGATCTCGCCAGACGCAAGGGCGGAAGAGTCTCGCAGAAGCTGTGCACAAAGTTGCTGGAATTAGTAGAGGATTAA
- a CDS encoding Exocyst complex component SEC10, whose protein sequence is MTSLFQLDDETKRLLTLDDFLHGLTIHEFVEFLAAKLSSRAGSDGAQSLDQLDPKPYIRTFEACVKELNRLSEECLAKQTKYEKIAEVKQTEHFSNVLRLAPKASKLNSQFALLDLKVRRINADIRPLGDKLTETNSLKENTVTLIFLTKCYNEFYTKKQAPSELVKMPRGRRAVALNQLLKLSSKLASNDLPQAKATLSVIQEHCNRFEIELLNEFHEMDNSKNYRRLQELSSLLFLFNDGENIKQFYINKHPVFSNFQSTELNVEPTFWKNMCDPSFSQYQLDSLTLAMLQEIEDILTKTEYETIQQIFLEHTRAVLLAFVDRFYKELIRNRVQLLLRVASSYSRLCNLRVLHLLCNQVNQLTQRLKAFFGDKEVDLGVELDKYHVALFQQHVDKDAYFNLEKENLSELIGSFTARFEEKNEKVVNKHLLENKILHSKDASTSVAPEYDQDVFLDAPQRENSTRRLLSYKRSKKFTSISKFIKNMERSSSLKDRFTRTKLRGGSDQGARVVSDSFDQDTGDGSEVSLVIAEKILKAVVESLTRAIELVPSKINEYSLEMFDILIMSYGQSYLAIELENLYYNGILMQQQKLASFFGSSEINLKFVEQISLVSVQVYLLSIVVKRFFYPLILSTEIKNRLSLMFNSYLQDVELGLNIIVDELLELIERNMKNILSGQAMDDFQPATQPTIDRTETCDKMLQFLDRVFRALYDHLGFNPTLKMDTIRRILASLLTLLINHFTRFRVNSNGSLVLTQDVIHYISIFDAYDGLDDMKQRFSILRELTNLFSCQPELLKDLCNEGQLIYLKKSVLKQYISRRSDFDPKFLQGV, encoded by the coding sequence ATGACGTCGCTGTTCCAactggacgacgagactAAACGGCTGCTCACGCTGGACGATTTCTTGCACGGGCTCACGATCCACGAGTTTGTCGAGTTTCTCGCGGCGAAACTGTCTTCGCGCGCCGGCTCCGACGGAGCACAGTCCCTCGATCAGCTGGACCCCAAGCCGTACATTCGCACCTTTGAGGCGTGtgtcaaggagctgaaccGGCTGAGCGAGGAGTGCTTGGCAAAACAGACGAAATACGAGAAAATTGCCGAGGTCAAGCAAACAGAGCACTTCTCCAACGTGCTGCGGCTCGCTCCTAAGGCCAGCAAGCTCAATTCGCAGTTTGCcctgctggacctgaaaGTGCGACGCATTAACGCCGATATTCGGCCGCTGGGCGACAAGCTCACTGAGACAAACAGTCTAAAGGAGAACACTGTGACGCTGATTTTTCTGACCAAGTGCTACAACGAGTTCTACACCAAAAAACAGGCCCCGTCAGAGTTGGTCAAGATGCCGCGCGGCCGGCGCGCCGTGGCGttgaaccagctgctcaaactgTCTTCGAAGCTCGCCAGCAACGACCTGCCGCAGGCGAAAGCCACGCTCTCTGTGATCCAGGAACACTGCAATAGGTTCGAgatcgagctgctcaacgagtTCCACGAGATGGACAACTCGAAAAATTACAGACGGCTCCAGGAACTGTCGAGTCTGCTTTTTCTGTTCAACGACGGCGAAAATATCAAGCAGTTCTACATTAACAAACACCCAGTCTTCAGCAACTTCCAGTCCACAGAGCTCAACGTCGAGCCGacgttctggaaaaacatGTGCGACCCGAGCTTCTCGCAGTACCAGCTCGACAGTCTCACGCTGGCGATGCTGCAGGAAATCGAGGACATTCTCACGAAGACAGAGTACGAGACAATCCAACAGATCTTTCTCGAGCACACCAGGGCCGTGCTGCTGGCGTTTGTGGATCGGTTCtacaaggagctgatccGAAACCgcgtccagctgctgctgcgggTGGCTTCTTCGTACTCGAGGCTGTGCAACTTGCGCGTGCTGCACTTGCTGTGTAACCAGGTGAACCAGCTAACTCAGAGACTCAAAGCTTTCTTTGGAGATAAGGAGGTGGACCTAGGCGTGGAGTTGGACAAGTACCACGTCGCTCTGTTCCAACAGCATGTGGACAAGGACGCCTACTTCAacctggagaaagagaatCTTTCGGAGCTGATTGGATCGTTCACGGCGCGTTTCGAGgagaaaaacgaaaaagTGGTCAACAAACACCTGCTAGAGAACAAAATCCTGCACTCCAAAGACGCCAGCACATCGGTGGCACCAGAATACGACCAGGACGTGTTTCTGGACGCTCCACAGCGCGAAAACTCGACTCGAAGACTGCTCTCGTACAAGCGGTCCAAAAAGTTCACGTCCATCTCcaaattcatcaaaaacatgGAACGGTCGTCCTCACTCAAAGACAGGTTCACGCGGACCAAGCTGCGTGGGGGCAGCGACCAGGGCGCGCGAGTGGTGTCGGACTCGTTTGACCAGGACACCGGCGATGGGTCCGAGGTCTCGCTCGTGATTGCCGAGAAAATCCTCAAGGCCGTGGTGGAGTCTCTCACGCGAGCCATCGAGCTGGTGCCGTCGAAAATCAACGAATACTCGCTCGAAATGTTCGACATTCTGATCATGAGCTATGGCCAGTCGTATCTGGCCattgagctcgaaaaccTCTACTACAACGGGATTctgatgcagcagcaaaaactcGCGTCGTTCTTCGGCTCCAGCGAGATCAACCTCAAGTTCGTGGAGCAAATCAGCCTGGTTTCCGTCCAGGTGTACCTGCTGTCGATCGTGGTGAAACGGTTCTTCTACCCGCTGATTCTCTCcacagaaatcaaaaacagacTCAGTCTCATGTTCAACTCGTATCTGCAGGACGTCGAGCTTGGTCTCAACATCATTGTGgatgagctgctcgagctgaTCGAACGCAACATGAAAAACATCCTCAGTGGCCAGGCAATGGACGATTTCCAGCCGGCGACGCAGCCGACGATCGACAGAACAGAAACTTGCGACAAGATGCTCCAATTCCTCGACAGAGTGTTCCGCGCGCTGTACGACCATCTGGGCTTCAACCCGACGCTGAAAATGGACACCATCCGCCGCATTCTCGCCAGCCTGCTCACGCTGCTCATCAACCACTTCACGCGGTTCCGTGTCAACTCGAACGGCTCTCTCGTGCTCACCCAGGACGTGATCCACTACATTTCGATTTTCGACGCCTACGACGGCCTCGACGACATGAAGCAGCGCTTCAGCATTCTCCGGGAGCTCACTAACCTGTTTTCCTGCCAGCccgagctgctcaaggaccTGTGCAACGAGGGACAGCTGATATATCTCAAGAAGTCCGTGCTGAAACAGTACATTTCGCGGCGGTCGGACTTTGACCCAAAATTTCTACAGGGTGTGTAG